In Glycine max cultivar Williams 82 chromosome 4, Glycine_max_v4.0, whole genome shotgun sequence, the genomic stretch aatatgttgccttgagattgagtaaaagtgtaaagtaaaacaggtgttgaattgtgagatacgtgaaaacatgtgatggtggattgtgacattatgagatgtgaaattgtgaatgagttttggctgtgaataagtgtgtgattaactcttgatgtgacattatttgtgtaagctgtgaattgtacaataacccgaccagtgttatcttgagaaaagtgtaaatgcgcagtgttaaagagaaagtgtaggttcctatttaggaaccagtgttaaattgtagcgcaatatgttgtacgtgtttaagacacgagtgtgaggttgtgagtattgtataattcactagcagtgtttatgtgctaaaatgattttaggggttggacctgaatcaggagggagaggccttgacggactcttcggagtgtaggccttgggggtcattgggtttgagtgctcctttaagcctatgctgatcccatatggttggagcattctcgcaaaacatcgtgaccctgactggtctccctatgatcttacttagtgagagtgacctgacaaacccattgtgtggtgtgtcttgttatgtactcctaagcgccccagggtggtttttcactgacatggtaccacattgcatatatgcttgagtcttagcataactgtctcatgcgcttgctaattgttcattatgaaattgatgtgttattatgtcttgatctgagtgtgtgattcttgtgtattgtgatcgatgattgaaaggtgtgattgatgattgaaaagtgaattttgaatgacaaagtgatgaaataatgtgagatatgctaagtaaattgtatttggctactatatgttgttttgtttctctctagtagttaggaatgtgataactcactcccggtttgttgtttgtgtttggatcctgtgatgatcttgaaccttgtgttcgggggagcagacgGCTAGGTGAAGTGCTTAAAGGAACCTTGTGTTGAAGGATGTCGGGACACAAtgctttgataggatgtgacagtgggacataaattttatattaattgcataatgttagtctattttattttatctcactgatttaacaaaatatttttgtaaattttgacggccttgtttcgagccgaatatatttttaataagttttaattgataatagtgaagtgaaggTGAATCTTTTACccgtgtgaatttggttaccgatatttttttatatattttatttatttatatgtcggggtagagggtgtcacagagATGACCGGAAACATAGGAGGTATGAGTTTGAGTGGGTTGACGGGAATTAGAAGTAGGATGTGAAAGATTTGGAGACTGAATGATAGGAATGGAATGAAACTGAAAAGGAATGGAGGAGGAAGTGGACTGACCGAGAGAAGTAAAAGTTTCAAACAAGTCAGCATAGGGAAACTTGGACTCATTGAAAATGACATCCTTGGAGATATAAATTCTGCCTGAAGAAGACATACATTTATACCCTTTATGAGAGGTAGAATAACCCAAGAAAAGGCATTCAGCAGATCTAAAGTCTACCTTGTGATTGTTGTAGGGTCTACGTAAAGGGAAAGAAGCACATccaaaggttttgagaaaagtATAATATGGAAACTGTTGGAACAACATATGATAGGTTACTAAAAAATTTAGTGATGTTGTGGGTAGTCTGTTTATAAGATAGACAGTTGTGCAAAAGGCAACATCCCAAAATTTAAGTGGTAAGGAAGCATGATGCAGTGATGACCAAGTTCTACAATATGACTGTGTTTTCATTCAACAACCTCATTTTTATGATGAGTGTGAGGACAAATTAGCCTATGTTGAATGCCACAGCTAGCTGAAAAGGATGTAAATGGCCTAAACTCTCCTCCCCAATCAGTTTGAagacttttaattttgaaattaaactgTAATTCTGCCATACCCTTGAACTTTTGAAAAATGTTGAGGATTTCATATTTACTTTTAAGAAGATAAATCCAAGTGAAACGAGAATAAGCACCAACAAAAGTTATATAATAGAAAAATCCATTAGTTGAAGAGACATGAGAGGGTCCTCATAGATTACTATAAACCAAATCAAGAGAAGTATAGACAGAttcagaagaagaaggaagtcTGTGAGACTTTCTACTCTTTTTCTCATCTCTTCCAGCCTTTCCATCCTCGTCTGCACCATACAAAACTAGTTGCTTACAGTAAGAGTAATCTCTATTCtctttgaatataaaatatagaaaataaaagataaatcttGAGTGCTGCAGATGCGCAGAACATCTACCCTAAACCCATGTCCTTGTCCTCTCACCTACATAGGTCCTTGCTTTCCTTGCCATCTGCCACATTTATAGGTACTAggtaattatagaacaaattacaCCTTTTGCCTACATGAGAGATTGATTCTCTGCTACCCCATCCATTTCTCCTAGTAAACAACCTACATACGGTTCAGTGTCTATCATATAAACTACAGAGTAAATATTTATGAAGTTTATGAAGattcatattcatatttattgtATAAGTGGTTGCAAAGATCGAGTCATTAATCATTATGCACACAGAGTTAAATATAAGTTTTGTCCCTTGATGTGTTTGCATTAGAGGCATTGCCTGGAGATGGAACTTTGATAGAGACATACCTTCAGCCAATTGGTTCAACACTTGCTGTACAAGAGAAGTATGTTGCAAGTCTTTTGGTAGATaatccaaaaccgatgttaccatattcatcttaacatcatgttaacatcggttttttaaataaccgatgttaacatgaagtagttaacatcgattttgctaaaaccgatgttaagtaactccatttaattacaaaaatgtcaccgcgcttttgttaacatcggtttcgcaataaccgatgttaatggagagatgtagaaagccttttttttagtagtgaaggTCAAGTGCTCCATCAGTTCTGAAGTTGAAAAGTCAAATATTGAATGACTACTAATGGGTGGTCATGACTACTAATTGGTGATAATGACTACTAAATAgattcttgatggtagaataCTTATATATAGCACATGTGTTTGGTCCCTgagtttacatattttattttcgtCTGATAAACCATCTACAGAGAGAGTGGGAGCTTGgaataaccaaaataaaatagttcTTTCATGACAATAACAGGAggtatattttcattttgttttccgCATTTGTTAATGACCTAAGTTTCATTTTGTAGTTTGTAACATTACacgttttatatttatattttagtctaaCGAGAATTTGTCATCCCTATTGCTGGTACTCTAGATTGAGAAGAAAGTGTAAcctcatcttttattttcttgttttatcacCATTACAatctaaaaattactctttatttttctttaacatcattgtgttggaaataaggctttttatgtttaggaaaagtgtttaggaatattggagactttgaatagaaacttgatagaaaggagaattctttatggaggagagaactttgtatttttgcttgatacaaatgtgtaggattacatctctatttatactactctaaggagaactctagacacactaattctagagagttctcaactctagagatccaaagagtattctagagaatattacaaccataagaaatatctagacactccaaacactacaagaattctctagaaacatgaCTCATAATTACTTAAGTccaaaataactaagtccaaggaaccaaataattaatttaggcccaaatcaagtttatatttcaacatccccccttaaacttgatttgtgactcCAAGCATACTCCTTAGCTTTACGAAAGTTTCCAACTTGAGTGTCTTTGTGAAAATGTCGGCAGCTTGATCTTGAGACATCACATACTTCAACTTTACCTCCTTCTTCTCAATGCATTTTCTTATGAAGTGGTAACGGGTGTCGATGTGCTTTCTTCTTTCATGAAAGACTGGATTCTTTGCCAAAGCGAGTGCTGATTTATTGTCAACACATATTTCCATAGGTTCTTCTTGTggcatttttaactttttcaacAAGTTCCTTAGCCAAATTGCATGACAAACGCATGATGTGGCAGCGACATACTCGGCTTCACAAGTTGATAGTGTGACTATTGGTTGCTTCtttgacatccaagtgaaagcaGTATCTCCCATAAAGAACACAAAACCagtagtgctctttctatcatccAAGTCTCCACTCCAATCGCTATCACTATAGCCAACAATGTCATAATTGTCAGAAGAGTAATAGTGCAAGCCAAAGTTTGTTGTACCTTTGATGTATCGAAGGATTCTCTTTGCCGCCTTGAAGTGAGTTGTGGTTGGAGCTTCCATGTAGCGACTTACTACTCCTACAGTATAGAGAATATCCGGCCTTGTACATGTCAAGTAACGTAAACTTCCAACCAAACTTTTGTAAAGAGTTGGATCCacattctctcctttttcatgcTTGCTCAACTTGCTGCCACATTCCATCGGGGTGCCAACTGGATTGGcatcatccatcttgaacttCTTAAGGACTTCTTTGGCATAGCCTTCTTGGATGATGAAAATTCCTTTGTCTTCTTGTTTTACTTCGATGCCGAGATAATATGCCATAAGCCCCATATccgtcatctcaaattcatttgaCATATCTTTCTTGAACTCTTCGAACATGCTTGGATTGTTCCCTGTAAAGATCAAGTCATCTACATATaaacacacaatcaaaatatCTCCACTTTGCGCTTTGATATAGAGTGCATGCTCATATGGACACTTGATGAAGTTCTTGTCTTGAAAGTACTTGTCGATTCGAACATTCCAAGCTCTCGGTGCTTGCTTGAGACCGTACAACGCCTTCTTCAACTTCAAGACTTTTCCTTCTTGCCCTTTTACTTCATAGCCCAGTGGTTGCTCAATATAGACTTCTTCTTCGAGAAAACCATTCAAGAAGGCtgacttcacatccatttgatagatcTTCCATTTATTTTGGGCTGCCAAAGAAATGATCAGTCTAATAGTTTCAAGACGAGCAACAGGAGCAAATACCTCATCATAGTCAATTCCTTGTCTTTGACTATAACCTTTAGACACCAATCTTGCTTTGTATCTCTCCACATCTCCTTTAGCATTCTTCTTTGCCTTGTACACCCATCTTACTCCGATTGCTTTATGTCCTCGTGGAAGTGTAGTAAGTTCCCATGTATCATTCTTCGTGATTGACTTGATTTCTTTGTCCATGGCGTCTTTCCACTTTATGTTTTCCGCCGCTTCTTGATAGCTTAGAGGCTCACAATCaccaaaaagacaaaagagGTTAATGTCGTTTAGGTTTTTGGTTACCTCATAAATCTCTTCAATGCTCCTTAGTCGCGGTGTCCTCTCACTTGAACTTGTTTCATCCAGCCTTGGTGTCGGTGAGGCAGGTGGTGTAATATGTTCCTCTATGATTGGTTGTTTaatttcatcatcttcttcaaaataaggaagaaaatcaTACTTATCTTCTTGAACACTCCAATCCCAACAATCTTCTTCGTCGAACTCCACGTCGCGACTTATGACGATCTTTCTACTATTTGGATTATAGAGCTTGTACCCCTTGGATCTTGAGTCGTAACCCACAAACACGTACTTCTCACTTTTATCATCGAGTTTTGTCCTCTTTTCGTCTGGAACATGGGTATAGGCAATGCTTCCAAACACTTTGAGGTGAGAGATCCCGGGCTTCCTtccactccatgcttcttgtgGTGTCTTCTCATGCACGCTTCTTTTTGGGGAACGGTTTGTTAGGTAAACTGCACATGCcactgcttcagcccaaaacTCCTTCGGCATCTTCTTGCTCTTGAGCATGCTTCGCACCATGTTAAGTATGGTCCGGTTCTTTCTCTctgctactccattttgttgtggcgaTCTTGGCACTGTCAATGGGCGACGGATTCCATGGTCTTCACAATATTTGTTGAACTTATTTGAAGTGAACTCTCCTCCTCGATCAGATCTCATGGCCTTGATGGAAAGACCACTTTCTTTCTCCACGAGGGCTTTGAACTTCTTAAAGTTTTCAAACACTTCTGATTTCTCCTTCAAGAAATAAACCCAGGTTTTCctggaataatcatcaataaagaggAGAAAGTACTTATTCTTACCAAATGAATTGGGTTTGATTGGTCCACAGACATCGGTGTGTATGAGCTCTAGCGGCTTTGTTGCTCTTGTTGTTGATTCCTTTGGAAAACTTTTACGAAATTGCTTCCCAATTAGACATCCTTCGCAAAGTTGGTCTGGGTGGTTGATGCTAGGCAAGCCTCTCACCATCTCCTTCTTCGCTAAACATTCTAGACCGTCGAAGTTGAGGTGCCCGAACCGTAGATGCCATAGCCACGAAGAGTCGGTATAGCAAGCCTTGAGACACTTTGTCACATCATTTTGAATGTTCAAGAGGAACATTCTATTCTTTGACATAGGCACTTTAGCAATCAAGTTATGTCTACAATCTCTTAAGAAAAGATTATGTTCTTTCAAATGGATGTCATAGCCTTTCTCTAATAATTGTCCCAAgctcaaaatattattcttcatgTTAGGCACATAGTAGACATTGGATATGAATTGATGACTCCCATTCTTCAAACGTATGAGAATTTTACCTTTGCCTTTGACTGGTATCTTTGAGTCGTCTCCAAATGAGACATCACCAGTTGCCGCTTCATTGATCTCCACGAACATGCTTTGATCGCCGCACATGTGGTTGCTTGCGCTGGTGTCGAGGTaccacttgtttcttttctcttcaaatttgttttggcACGCGAGTAGCAAAGTTTCTTCTTCTCCGCCTTTTTCTTCTACAAAGTTAGCTTTCTCTTCAACCTTCTTCGAGAATCTACACTCGGATGCGTAGTGAccaatcttgttgcaattgaagCACTTGATTTTTGATTTGTCATACCTCGACCATGAATTTCCTCTTCCACGACCTCTTGTTACTTGTGGATTCCAACTTCTttctccattgttgaatttgttggaGTGGTTGTTGTAACCAcctcttccttctcctccatGTCCTCGTCCACGTCCACGATCTTGGCCGCGACCTCGTCCTCTTTGGCTCTTGTAATTTGCATAGTTTTCTTCCTTTACGTTGAGTTGTAGTAGTTGCTCTGTAGCctccttttgtttaatttttctcttttgtttttcttcgtaTGCTTGTAAAGAACCCATGAGTTGCTCAATAGTCATGGTCTTtaaatccttgttttcttcaatgttggtaacaatgaagtcaaaacttggatttaaagttcgaagtattttttccatgaccttcacctcatcaacatcttcaccatttcttttaagttgattgACTACGGCCAATACTCGagaaaaataatcagaaattgACTCAGACTCCTCCATAAACAAACGCTCAAAGTCACCTCTAAGAGTTTGAAGACGAATCTTTTTTACCTGCTCAACTCCTTTGTTGCAAGTTTGAAGCTTATCCCATGCTTCTTTGGTCGTCGTTGCATTAGATATCTTCTCAAATGTATCTTCATCCACCGATTGATAAATGAGAAAGAGAGCTTtcttgtctctctttcttgaCTCCTTCAACGTCTCCTTTACACCTTGACTTAGCGAGGCTTCATCTTGCTCCTCGAAGCCATTCTCTACGATATCCTACACATCTTGAGCTCCTAGTAGCGCCTTCATCTTGTTACTCCAATTATCATAGTTGTTCTTTGTGAGCATCGGCATTTGGAAAGGAAAACCTCCATTCGCCATCTTTTGAGGAtcttgaagctctgataccaatttgttggaaataaggctttttatgtttaggaaaagtgtttaggaatattggagactttgaatagaaacttgatagaaaggagaattctttatggaggagagaactttgtatttttgcttgatacaaatgtgtaggattacatctctatttatactactctaaggagaactctagacacactaattctagagagttctcaactctagaaatccaaagagtattctagagaatattacaaccataagaaatatctagacactccaaacactacaagaattctctagaaacatgacccataattacttaagcccaaaataactaagtccaaggaaccaaataattaatttagacccaaatcaagtttatatttcaacacATTGCTCGTACTGTAGACATTCTCACCGTTCAACAAGTTCCTTACTTTTTCTCCATGTTTGTTCTTCgtttttagtttgttttatcACATTCTTTTTGAACAAATAATCACATTCTAAATTAATTTGTGGCCTTTTATATGTATATGCCAAGCCTTCAGCTATGGAAAGTATAAATTGGAAACCACCTTAGCCACCAAGGTCTCAGATACAAAGAAAGTTTACTGAAAAATTAACTGAGGATGAAAAAACAGCACTTCAAGCTCTTGAGAGCATGAAACAAGAAAAAGGTAAGCAAGAAAATCTTTATACAACCAGGAAATACAAACAATCAGCGGTGGACCTACATTGTAGCCAGGGTGTGCAAATACGTCATCCCATTTTCAGAGAATCACAtgtaaatatcttaattttttatattttgcattTCCTAAGTTGTATATTTGAGTCCACTATCCACAATTTCTCAATGATTTCTATATataatagttattataatttttattttattttttaaatagaccAGTGTCACTGCAGCAAAGTCCTGGACTAGCCACTGCAAACAATCGCAAGAATTTGTTGAAGGGTCATCATCCTCATCAAGTTACAAAATGAATGTTGCTTGAACAGTACTGGATCAGGAAGACACTAAAAAGAATTGCAAACAACATAAGCGATGGCCTCAAGTGGAATGAAAATTTACTCAAGAATTCACAAGGCTTCTAGTTCTTGAGTATGAAACAAGAAAAAGATTGGCATGAAAATCTTTTCGCCAACAAGAAATGTAAACAAGCAATGATGGACCTGCATTTCAACAAGGATGTACAAATGCAAGCCCtcattataagaaaattatatataaatatttttattctttatattttacacccataattttatatatgtggATTCATTATCCTCAATTTCTCactcattttaataatatttatatattttaaatagactaCTCCTACTTAATTGTGGTCCTGGATTTGCCATTGCGAACAATCCCAAGAATTTGCTGAAggaaaatcatcatcatcattaccaGCACAGGGGGAAGATTATAAAGTTGCAGAAACACTCATTTCTTTGGTCACAACAAATCAAGAGGAGAAACATAAATCATcgataaataattattcatatttgCCACCGATCGAGAACCTGAGAGAGTACATTTTGGAGTGTGCCAAGCCTCTTAAGAAGCTATTGACAAATAGTGATCTTCAAGCAAACCTTAATAGACTTAATCTTGTTGGAGAAGAAGCCCTTTCACACATTCACAGATATGAACAAGAGAATAAGTTTCAATGAAAACCTGTATATTTCACTCACTTTTCATTTACCCTTTATCTAAAAGTTAGTTACAATAGGAATAACATAAACTAACAAAGCTAACTATCCTCTAGCAGTCTAACTGCTAACAACATCCTATTTATATTTGGATTAAAACTCAGCAAATCTCACCAAAAAGCACGTAGAAGAAAACTTCTTATCCCTATTGAGGAATGGTGAAAATCTTGAAAAAGGAATATACCAGCATGTGTCTATGATTTGCATGGCAATTATTATAGCATTTCAAGAAGTGGTCCAAGTTCTATGTCCTCCACGGAGGGTGGAAAAAACTCTTCCAAATCCATAAATTGCAAGAACATGATTCTATCAGTGTGAATATTCCGTCATTCAATAAGCAATGGGTTATGCTTCGCTCTTGGATATAGAAGATCGAAAGCAGGGACGAAACCGCATATAAAACAGGAGCAGTATCCCCCCCTATCTACTAAGCATATGCACGAATATAATGTATTTTTCCTCTTCAAGATTTCGATTCTGCACCACCCGCCCCTCTCTTGCTACTTTCttcaattttgtgtttattcGCCCCCTTTACTGCACgtacaaaatatataatgttCTATCCATTatattctgttttctttttctttacttcatTTGAGTCgtgaatattcatttttttttctatcttcaaAGACATCAGCAGGTTAAAAGTAAAGCAAGTTaagcaacatattttatattttagttggtGTTTGTAACGAATCTTTCTCTTtcaaatattgtattttttttttctggaataAAGGGCTAAAACCcgaacaagaaagaaaaagattaagAAGCAAGCATAAAGCTTATCGTGTTGCAATAGCACCTTAATGAACTCTGGAGGTTCCTCTAATATCAAGAGAGAGTTGTTAGCTCCTAACATCaaatattgtattatatattatttttaattttaatatttgatttttgcttttaaattaaaaatttgatagatgaattaatttttactataaTAAACTAATTCTTATAATCTAGTTGAAGTATGACAATTCAAATAATttgttcttcattctttaaGAAGAAAGAAGTCAATAATTTTAGACTATCTCTCAGTCTACTCCTATGTCAcaaactttaaaattttcacCACAAACTTGTAAACATCATGAATAAttttgaaagaagaaagaaataaatgatttattgttatatttattttcataaaatatataatatatttttattaaaataaattttagacaattattaatagtaaaaattagtcatttctaatttttatcGTCATGTCTTAAATTCTCGCCCCTAAGTAAATTTTCTGTTTCAGTACCGGACAAAAGAGACAATATTTTCAATCAGTGCAGAACTATATCATTATCAATCATTCTCACGCACACTGTTCAACCTAGACTCTTAGTCAATTTATTCTTGTTTGAATAGTTGCTCCATGTTTCCTATTTTCAGATTAATTGATATTATAGGTTTTACTCTGTTAGAGAATTATTACTAGAGTTTTATTcaagtaaataaaatttgttttcagtTGTATAGAGATATTGCTTGAATAACATCAATTCTTGCCTAATGTTAGTGTGACTATCGTAAagttaaatttaagttataacATCTGTTTTACtccaagaaaataatttaaacgtCAATCTGCATTTTTCCGTGTACGTGGTTGGTGAAATGATAGTATAGTTTATTAGTTAGTTTCTTTTTGTCAATTTTTGAGCTCATGTTAAATTGAATTCACGGtattgtttattgaattctaaaGTACAAAAGTACCCTGAATTGAGCCTATAAAATCTTAAGAATCTTGACCCGACAAATTATAGCAATTCAGTCACTTACATTCCAAGCAAAATTGAGCTGAATGTATACATCAAacctttgaataaaataacagAACACAAATAAATTAGATGCTTCAAAGAAACCTTAACATCGAGATTGAATAATTAcaagaaattgatttttttttcctgattgTGGTTTAGCTAATGCCTACTAGAAAACTCACAACCAGACAACCTAATCAAACCCTATCATGAAAGATGTCTTTATGGGACCTTCACATGTGATGTTTGAACCTGTGTCCCTTGGTTGATTACTTAGTCCAAACCTTGGAATTTCGGCATCTACTAGTAATTTTTGGGGATGGGAATAGCAAAACTTTTCTTCCATATTCATGGCTTTTGAGCTGTTTCCATGTAGACCATTATTACTTTCAATAACTTGTTGAATGGAGTTTGTCGATGATGTAATTGGAGAGTGATGTATGTTGAACTCCATGCTCTTGAACATGAGATTTGCAATTATTCTGTCAATATTGTTGGTTGCTGATTCCATTGGTTTCTTGTCCTGAGACCTAAATACAAGTTAACATACTGATAATTGAATCAACCATGGACAAGTACAAAACCATGTTCTATATACAAGATATTGTAATATCAAATTGTTCCTAACCCAACTAGTTTTGGCATTGCAATGAAAGCTTAACAAATTGTAAgccgaaaaacaaaatgaaacattTAAGGCAACAATATAAGTAGCagactatattttatattactgCTTTGACTAAAATAATCTGAATGAAATAACAATATGATGTCCAACTCATTATCATGATTCATGCTGAAAACCTTGAAGCGGTGAAATAACAATTTTGTTCATGGAGTAAACATAGGCCAAATCAAGCCAAATTATTCTACCATCCAGAGAAACAAAGGTCCATAAGATATTATATTTCGTCAAGTTCTAGAGATGTGCATTAGTTAGATAAAAGTTGTAAAGTATCCTTAGCATATTTAGATGTACCTTTACTGCTTTGtcactaaatttttttcatgcatTAGATAAAAATGTGTGTGCAAACTGCACACACAGTGTAGACAATAATGACTGATCATAATCATGTACCTCATTGTTTCATTGTGATCTGTATGTGGTATTGCCTTCTGTATGTTAAGATCTTCATTCTGGTCCAGCATTACATGTTGTTCTTCAGTGTTTCTAGCAAGACGGTACAGAGCATCTCGGAAGCAAATACGGGTCCTCTCGGTGAACTTATCATGTGAAACAAAgataattaggaaaaaaaaatattgcagtTAATCAGATGCCAGGGATTTGAGTTCTTAGTCACTTCACCTGTCCAATTACCATCTCAAGATCCTTCAGTATGAATTCCTCAAGTGATGATGACTGCTCACACATGCCATCATCTCTGTTGCACTGCTCAAATGAGTCCAAGACCTTGGCCAGTGGTgccttaaagaaaaataaatagattacatTACACTGTAAGCCTTGAAAGAAGAAGATCTATTTGTGGCAAGGATTAAATAAAAGATGACCTTAATGCTTATTTTATGTGGTtaagattaaataaaagaagaaattagtGGACAAAGTGGTTTCTGCAAGCATGAAAATATGTAATATCAAAAGGATTCTTGCAAACACAGAAGTTCAAATGGATTTTTGAGAGTTCACAAAAACAAGTTAGGTTGAACACTAGATAATGaagcaatttctttaaatttagaaaagttGGTGCCAGAAATATAATGTTACAATGATAAggcatgagaaaaaaaaacctaatcAACCACACAAGTTCCTTTCAAACAATAGCACGCAAATAACCTAGATCCTCTGGTGACTATATTGGCTTACATGTGACAATTAAGGATATTGGAGCCTAGACTTTAATATTTTGAGTTCAAAATGTGTG encodes the following:
- the LOC100785636 gene encoding protein LNK3, with the translated sequence MDWYYGNGVNDYLVPRDQDLLDRHPSPDYWSNWGISATEGFNSPKNLFIMDFFEERFNNQIELEPSLHDKDQSSSSSVCGGLPEQSFQQTALSCDQPNYQLQDLLRFEPMNDTFLDSVPEGLPWVDVENLDKSINISPENQWSSTPGILQKEMPASKSVSSNSESKDCLDIEAPLAKVLDSFEQCNRDDGMCEQSSSLEEFILKDLEMVIGQFTERTRICFRDALYRLARNTEEQHVMLDQNEDLNIQKAIPHTDHNETMRSQDKKPMESATNNIDRIIANLMFKSMEFNIHHSPITSSTNSIQQVIESNNGLHGNSSKAMNMEEKFCYSHPQKLLVDAEIPRFGLSNQPRDTGSNITCEGPIKTSFMIGFD